Proteins from a single region of Carettochelys insculpta isolate YL-2023 chromosome 17, ASM3395843v1, whole genome shotgun sequence:
- the AAR2 gene encoding protein AAR2 homolog isoform X2 encodes MAEMQIDRDLAKRLFFEGATVVILNMPEGTEFGIDYNTWRVGPKFRGVKMIPPGIHFFHYSSVNRCNSKETGPRTGFFLSLHQRDLRVLRWNSSNEEVDLTPASEQEIEIMRSNLQEMDKFLGPYPYESLKKWISLTNFISEPVMKKLQPESGQICAFSEVLPVLAGKHTKDRAEQNLPRYDTECKSYAEGLARLPKMKLKAGTEIRFTELPKQMYPDGATPEEITRHSMDLSYALETVINKQCSSQPQDVLAELQFAFICFLIGNVYDAFEHWKKLLNVLCRSEDAIGKHRVLYTNLISVLYHQLSEIPADFFVDIVSQDNFLTSTLQAYHSSVTVIVHVTLK; translated from the exons ATGGCAGAGATGCAGATAGATCGAGATCTGGCCAAGAGACTCTTTTTTGAGGGCGCCACAGTTGTCATTTTGAACATGCCTGAGGGGACAGAGTTTGGCATTGATTACAACACTTGGCGTGTGGGTCCTAAGTTCCGGGGAGTCAAGATGATCCCTCCAGGCATCCATTTCTTTCATTATAGTTCTGTCAATAGATGCAACAGTAAAGAGACAGGTCCCCGTACTGGGTTCTTCTTGAGTCTACATCAGCGAGACTTACGGGTTCTGCGCTGGAACTCATCCAATGAGGAAGTGGACCTCACCCCAGCATCTGAACAAGAAATTGAAATAATGAGGTCAAACCTTCAGGAGATGGACAAGTTTCTTGGGCCATACCCATATGAGAGCCTCAAGAAATGGATCTCCCTCACTAACTTCATCAGTGAACCAGTGATGaagaagctgcagccagagagtggACAGATATGTGCCTTTTCAGAGGTTCTGCCAGTTCTGGCTGGGAAGCACACCAAAGACCGAGCTGAACAGAACCTCCCCCGATATGACACAGAATGTAAGAGCTACGCAGAAGGGCTGGCCCGACTGCCGAAAATGAAGCTGAAAGCTGGCACTGAGATCCGGTTCACAGAGTTGCCAAAGCAGATGTACCCCGACGGTGCTACTCCTGAGGAAATTACCAGGCACAGCATGGATCTTAGTTATGCGCTGGAAACTGTGATTAACAAGCAGTGCTCCAGCCAACCCCAGGATGTGCTTG CTGAATTGCAGTTTGCTTTCATCTGCTTCCTGATTGGGAACGTGTATGATGCATTTGAACACTGGAAAAAACTTCTGAATGTCTTGTGCAGATCAGAGGATGCCATAGGGAAGCATCGGGTCCTGTACACGAACCTCATTTCTGTCCTGTACCACCAGCTCAGTGAAATCCCAGCTGACTTCTTTGTGGACATAGTCTCTCAGGACAACTTTTTAACCAGCACCTTACAG GCTTACCACAGCAGTGTCACTGTTATTGTACACGTCACCTTGAAGTGA
- the AAR2 gene encoding protein AAR2 homolog isoform X1: MAEMQIDRDLAKRLFFEGATVVILNMPEGTEFGIDYNTWRVGPKFRGVKMIPPGIHFFHYSSVNRCNSKETGPRTGFFLSLHQRDLRVLRWNSSNEEVDLTPASEQEIEIMRSNLQEMDKFLGPYPYESLKKWISLTNFISEPVMKKLQPESGQICAFSEVLPVLAGKHTKDRAEQNLPRYDTECKSYAEGLARLPKMKLKAGTEIRFTELPKQMYPDGATPEEITRHSMDLSYALETVINKQCSSQPQDVLAELQFAFICFLIGNVYDAFEHWKKLLNVLCRSEDAIGKHRVLYTNLISVLYHQLSEIPADFFVDIVSQDNFLTSTLQVFFSYTCSTTVDRPLRKKAEKFKAHLTKKFKWDFEAEPDDCAPVVVELPEGVLLD; the protein is encoded by the exons ATGGCAGAGATGCAGATAGATCGAGATCTGGCCAAGAGACTCTTTTTTGAGGGCGCCACAGTTGTCATTTTGAACATGCCTGAGGGGACAGAGTTTGGCATTGATTACAACACTTGGCGTGTGGGTCCTAAGTTCCGGGGAGTCAAGATGATCCCTCCAGGCATCCATTTCTTTCATTATAGTTCTGTCAATAGATGCAACAGTAAAGAGACAGGTCCCCGTACTGGGTTCTTCTTGAGTCTACATCAGCGAGACTTACGGGTTCTGCGCTGGAACTCATCCAATGAGGAAGTGGACCTCACCCCAGCATCTGAACAAGAAATTGAAATAATGAGGTCAAACCTTCAGGAGATGGACAAGTTTCTTGGGCCATACCCATATGAGAGCCTCAAGAAATGGATCTCCCTCACTAACTTCATCAGTGAACCAGTGATGaagaagctgcagccagagagtggACAGATATGTGCCTTTTCAGAGGTTCTGCCAGTTCTGGCTGGGAAGCACACCAAAGACCGAGCTGAACAGAACCTCCCCCGATATGACACAGAATGTAAGAGCTACGCAGAAGGGCTGGCCCGACTGCCGAAAATGAAGCTGAAAGCTGGCACTGAGATCCGGTTCACAGAGTTGCCAAAGCAGATGTACCCCGACGGTGCTACTCCTGAGGAAATTACCAGGCACAGCATGGATCTTAGTTATGCGCTGGAAACTGTGATTAACAAGCAGTGCTCCAGCCAACCCCAGGATGTGCTTG CTGAATTGCAGTTTGCTTTCATCTGCTTCCTGATTGGGAACGTGTATGATGCATTTGAACACTGGAAAAAACTTCTGAATGTCTTGTGCAGATCAGAGGATGCCATAGGGAAGCATCGGGTCCTGTACACGAACCTCATTTCTGTCCTGTACCACCAGCTCAGTGAAATCCCAGCTGACTTCTTTGTGGACATAGTCTCTCAGGACAACTTTTTAACCAGCACCTTACAG GTGTTTTTCTCCTACACCTGCAGCACCACCGTTGACAGGCCGCTGAGGAAGAAGGCAGAAAAGTTTAAAGCCCACCTAACTAAGAAATTCAAATGGGACTTTGAGGCTGAGCCAGATGACTGTGCTCCAGTGGTAGTAGAACTGCCAGAAGGAGTGCTGTTGGACTGA